Part of the Spirochaetota bacterium genome is shown below.
AATTTTCTGATTATGCCTTTTTTATACTTTGAATAAGGAACGATAACGGCAAGCTTTTCCCTCTTTTTCCCAAAAGAAATAGTGACCTCCCCTCCCTTTTTAATATAATCAAGGACCTTAGAGAAATTTGATTTCAATTCGCCGACTTGCAGTATTTTCATAGTAACAAAATAACACGTTCTTGACAAGTTGTCAAGAATAATTGACTTGTTTCGAATCTCGGGAATATGGGGTTTTCCCCCCGCAGGCCGACGCGGCGATCCCGTGAGGCAACCGCGCCCCGATACGGCCGGAGCGCGACTTCACCTTTGTCACCGGGATCGTGCCGGCGTACTACGGCGGCTGGCTCAAGCGCGCCGAAAGCCTCCTCGCGCTGGGGCGGCGCGACGAGGCGC
Proteins encoded:
- a CDS encoding type II toxin-antitoxin system Phd/YefM family antitoxin, whose protein sequence is MKILQVGELKSNFSKVLDYIKKGGEVTISFGKKREKLAVIVPYSKYKKGIIRKLGILENKASYKITEDFKISDDELLNS